The stretch of DNA ACTCGGGAAGAAGAACAACGACACTCCCGAGGAAACGCTTCACCAGCAGGCCACGGCAAGGGCCAATGGGGAGACGGTGGCTCGTTTTGCGGGCGGTCCTGCGCCTGGGCTGATCCCGCGTCTGGCGGGTTCCCGCGTCTGGCGGGTTCCTGCGCCTTGCAGGTCCCGTGCCTGGCAGCTCCGCCGGAGGTTCCTCTGCCGAGCCCCCCGGATCTTCGGCGCCCCAGGAGCGCCCCTCAGTTCATCGGACGATCGGCCAGAGCGACCGGCGGTTCGTCGTCCATCTCGAAGGCCAGAGGGAACGGGGCGTGGCCCGCCAGCCGCATCCAGCGCACGGTGCGGTGGCGGCGCAGGGCACGGGCTGCGCGTACGGCGTCGTTGTGGAAGCGCCTCGCCATGGGGACCCGCCGTACGGCCGCGGCCAGCTCACCGGCCGCGTCCTCGCCACCAGGGGCCTGCCTGACCGCCTCGACCTGCTGGGTCTCGCCGAAGACCGCGCGCAGCGCCTGGCTCAGCTCGCTCTCCGCGACTTCGCGCTGCTCCTCCTCGGACTGCCGTGCGGCGTGCGCCGCCTCGTAGAGCACGATCGAGGCCGCCGGGTCGAGCACCCCCGAGGTGGCGAGCTCCTGCGCGACGGAGGCGCGCCGCAGGAGTTGCGCGTCGAGCGCCGCGCGGGCCGCGTCGATGCGCGAGTGCAGCCGGTCGAGGCGTCCCGCGGTCCAGCTCAGGTACAGGCCGACGGCGACGAGCGCGACGACGATCCAGATCAGTGTGGAGGTCACGGGCGGCAAGGCTACCGGGACGGGCGCGGGGGCCCGTCATCGCCGACGGGGCCTCCCCGCCGAAGCGTCAGTCCCAGAACGGCTGCCCTTGGCCATCCGTCCGGACCACCTGTCCGCACCACCCGTCCGGACCGTCAGCCCCGGACCGTCAGCCCCGGACAGTCGGTGGTTGACCGTCACTCCTTGGCCGCCTCCTTGGCCGTCTCCTTGGCCGTCTCCCTGGAGGCGTCCTTGGACTGTTCCTTGGACGCCAGCCCGAACCTGGCCCGCAGTCCGGTCCTCTCGTCCTCCGCGACCGACGCGGCTCCGTCGGTGACGGTCTCGTACACGGCGAGGATGTCGGCGCCCACGGTCGACCAGTCGAACCGCCGCACATGGGCGCTGCCGCGCTCGCTCAGCTCCTGGAGGCGCGCCGGGTCACCGAGCAGCCGCACCGCGGAGTCGGCGAGCGCGTCGGCGTCCTCGTTGGCGAACAGCTCGCCCGCCTCCCCTTGGTGCAGGACCTGGGCGAACGCGTCGAGATCGCTCGCGAGGACCGGGGCGCCCGCCGACATCGCCTCCACCAGGATGATGCCGAAGCTCTCGCCCCCGGTGTTCGGGGCGACGTACAGATCGACACTGCGCAGCAGCCGCGCCTTGTCGTCGTCGCTGACCATGCCGAGGAATTCGACACGCTCGCGCATCGCCTCGGGAAGGGACGCCACGGCCTCCTCCTCGTCGCCGCGCCCCGCGACGAGCAGCCTGGTCCCCGGCCGTTCGGCGAGGATCTTCGGCAGGGCCCTCATCAGGACGGGGAGGCCCTTGCGCGGCTCGTCGATGCGGCCTATGAACCCGATCGTCCCCCCCTGCCACTCGGGCTTCGGCTCGGCGCGCGCGAAGAACGACACGTCCACGCCGTTGGGGATGACCACGGCGTCGCCGCCCAGGTGTTCGACCAGGGTGCGCCGCGCGTACTCGCTCACGGCGATCCGCGCGCTGATCTTCTCCAGCGCCGCCTGGAGGATCGGATAGGCCGCGATCATGGCGCGCGAGCGGGGGTTGGAGGTGTGGAAGGTGGCCACGATGGGGCCGCGCGCCGCCCAGCAGGTGAGCAGCCCGAGTGAGGGCGAGGTCGGCTCGTGGATGTGGATGACGTCGAAGGTGCCGTTCTGCAACCATCGCCTGACCCGCGCGGCGGAGAGGAACCCGAAGTTGAGCCGCGCGACGGAGCCGTTGTACGGCACGGGTACGGCACGCCCCGCGGAGACGACGTACGGCGGGAGGGGGGTGTCGTCGTCGGACGGGGCCAGTACCGACACCTCGTGGCCCAGCGCGATGAGGTGCGCGGCGAGGTCCCTGATGTGGAACTGGACGCCGCCCGGCACGTCCCACGAGTAGGGGCAGACGATGCCGATCCTCACGGGCGCCGCCCCGCGTTCGACGCGTCCTCCGCGGGGACGGGTTCCCCGTTCGAGTACGAGGAGGCCCCGTCCTGGCGGTGCGCGCCGCCGGCCGCGTCGGGTTCCAGGTCGGCGAGCCACAGTCGTTGCAGCATGTGCCAGTCCTCCGGGTGGTCGGCGATACCCGAGGCGTAGGCGTCCGCCAGCGTCTGGGTCATGGCAGACGTCTTCTCCGCCCGATTACCTGATTCCGGTACGGGAACGGGGGCGTGCACCTGCCCCTGGAGGGCCGGCGAGTGGTCGTACCAGAGCGTCACGGGCAGGAGTGCGGCCCCGGTCTGCTGGGCCAGCATCGAGGGGCCCGCGGGCATCCTGGCCCGTTCGCCGAAGAAGGTGACCTCGACGCCGGAGGCGGAGAGGTCGCGGTCGGCGACCAGGCAGACGATGCCTCCGGCACGCAGCCGCCTGGCCAGCGTCCCGAAGGCGGCGCCGCCGGTGTGCGGCAGCACCTCCATGCCGAGGCTCTCGCGGTAGGCGACGAACCGGTCGTACAGCGTCTCCGGCTTGAGGCGCTCGGCGACGGTGGTGAAGGGCACCCCCAGCTCGGTGGTGAGCCAGGCTCCCGCGAGGTCGTAGTTGGCCATGTGCGGGAGGGCGAGAATGACGCCCTTGCCGCTCGCGCGGGCCGCGTCGAGGTGGTCGAGGCCGGTCGGTTCGAAGCCCCTGGAGATACGGCGCTTCGACCAGGCGGGGAGCCGGAAGGACTCCATCCAGTACCGGAGGTAGGACCGCATGCCCGCCTTGGACAGTTCGGCCAGCCGCTGCGGCGAGGCGCCGGGCACGACCCGCGCGAGGTTGGCCTCAAGGCGCAGTACGCCCTTGCCGCGCCGCTTCCACGTCTGGTCCGCGATGACGCGGCCGAGCCGGACTGCCACCGGCTCGGGCAGTTTCTTGACGGTGCTCCAGCCGAGACCGTAGAGCCCGTCGCTCACGCGGTCCTTGACGTCGCTCATCCGCTTCTTCACGAGGTCGCCTCGCTGCCCGGCCCCGCGGCGGCGGCCGCCGCGTCCGCCTCCGCCGACTCCCTGCGGACGGTCACGACGCGCTGGACCATGGTCACCAGGCTGCCCGCGGCGACTGCCCAGAGGGCGATCGGCAGGAGGATCTGGATCCCTGGCACGCCGAAGGCGTGGAACCCGGCGAGGCCCGCCGCGACCAGCGAGATCACCAGCCGCTCGGCACGTTCGACCAGGCCGTTGACGGCCACGGGCAGGCCGATGGCCTCGCCGCGTGCCTTCGTGTACGACACCACCTGGCCGCTGGCCAGGCAGAAGATGGCGACGGCGCACAGCATGTCGTTGTCGCCCGTGCCCGCGTACCAGAGCGCGAAGCCGCCGAAGATGGCCCCGTCGGCCACCCGGTCGAGCGTCGAGTCGAGGAAGGCGCCCCAGCGGCTCGAAACGCCCGCCTGGCGTGCCATGTTGCCGTCGACCAGGTCGGAGAAGACGAAGACCGTGATGACGATCGTGCCCCAGAAGAACTCCCCGCGGGGGTAGAAGACCAGCGCGCCCGCCACGACACCGGCTGTGCCGATGAGCGTGACCGTGTCGGGGCTGACGCCCCGCCGGAGCAGAAACGCGGCGAACGGCGTGAGGACACGCGTGAAGAATGCACGCGCGTACTTGTTCAGCATGGCCTTCCCGGGGTTCGGTGTGCCCAATGGCCCCTACGGCCACCGGCTGGCCCATCGTAGTCGCGAGGCTCCTCGGGCGATGGGCGGGCACCCGCGTGCGGCGCGCTCCGCCACCGCGACGGACCACGCGGGCGTACGCCGGGGGCGGCGCTCCGGAATCGGCCGGCGTCCGCGCTCCGAACCGGCCGAGGTCCGCGCTCCGTAACCCGCCGAGGTCCGCGCCCCGGACCACGGCGGAGTCCGCGCTCCGAACCGGCCGAGGTCCGCGCTCCGTAACCCGCCGAGGTCCGCGCCCCGGACCACGGCGGAGTCCGCGCTCCGAACCGGCCGGAGTCCGCGCTCCGTAACCCGCCGAGGTCCGCGCCCCGGACCCCGGCGGGGTGCGCGCCGGACTCGCCCCCCAGGCGTACGCCCCGGACCCGGCCGGGCCGCGCCGGACACGGCCGGAGCGCGCCCGGACCCCGTCGAGGAGTGCGCTCAGGACCCGACCGGCCCGACGTATGTCCGACGTATGGACGCGCTCCCGCGCCGGTGCCAAGCTCAGGGACACCGCGGGCGTCGCCCGAACCGCCACAGCACGCGGCTCTCGCGTGTCCGCGCCCTCATCTCCTCACCGAGCGACACCTACGGGAGGCAAGAGCATGGGCGACAAGACCAACGGACATTCCGGGGCCGCCGGCAGGGCGACGGGGGCTCCGGCCCCCTCTTTCCTGCGCAATGTGGTCCTGGTCGGCAACAGCGGCTCCGGCAAGACCACCCTCGCGGAGGCCCTGGCCATGGCCTCGGGCGCGGTCCAGCGCGCGGGCCGCGTGGAGGACGGCACCACGGTCTCCGACTACGACTCCATCGAGCACCGCAGGCAGCGTTCCGTGCAGCTCTCGCTGCTCCCCCTCGACTGGGGCGGCTACAAGATCAATCTGTTGGACGCGCCCGGCTACGCGGACTTCGTCGGGGAGTTACGGGCCGGACTGCGCGCGGCGGACGCGGCGCTCTTCGTCGTCTCCGCGACCGCGGGTGTGGACGGGGCGACCCGGATGGTGTGGGACGAATGCGCCGCCGTCTCCATGCCGAGGGCCATCGTGATCACCCATCTGGAAGCCGCGGGATCGAGCTTCGAGCAGACGACCGAGGAGTGCGCGGAGGCGTTCGGTCCGGCAGGCGCCGACACGGTCCTCCCGCTCTATCTGCCGTTCCGGTCGGATCCCGCCCCGGGGGCGCCCGCCGCCGAGCGCGATCCGCGGACGACGGCGCTCGCGGGGCTGCTCTCCCGCCAGGTCCACGACTACGCGTCGGGCGAACACCGCCAGGAGGAGCCCGCGCCCGAGCGGCTCCTCGTGATCGAGGCCGCCCGCGCGCGGCTGATCGAGGGCATCATCGCCGGCAGCGAGGACGAGTCCTTGATGGACCGCTATCTCGCGGGCGAGGACATCGACTTCAAGACCCTCGTCACGGATCTGGAGCGGGCCGTGGCGCGCGGCAACTTCCATCCGGTCCTCGCCGCGGCCCCGGCCCCTGAGGGCTCAAGGCAGGGCCTCGGTACGGTCCAGCTCCTCGAACTGATCACCGGTGCCTTCCCCACCCCGGCTCAGCGTCCCGCCCCCGAGGTCACCACGGTCAGGGGCGCGCCGGTGCCCGCTCCGCTGTGCGATCCGCAGGCCCCGCTGGTCGCGGAGGTCGTGAAGACCACCTCCGACCTCTACGTGGGGCGCGTCTCGCTGGTCAGGGTCTTCTCCGGCACCCTGCGCCCCGAGGCGTCGGTGCGGGTCACGGGACACGGCCTGCTGGTCGGTCAGGCGGGCGGGGACAGTACGGCCCCCGGGCCGGACAAGGGCGAGGGGCACGTTCTCGACGAACGGGTCGGCGCCCTCTCGACCCCCTTCGGCAAACAGCAGAACCCGCTCACCCGGTGCGGCGCGGGCGATCTGGCCTGTGTGGCAAAACTCGGCGGCGCGGAGACGGGTGACACCCTCTCAGCCAGGGACCACCCGGTCAGGATCACGCCCTGGAACCTTCCGGAGCCGTTACTTCCGCTCGCGGTGGAGGCGCACAGCAAGACGGACGAGGACAAGCTCTCCGGGGCGCTGGCCCGGGTCGTCGCGGAGGATCCGGTCCTGCGGCTCGAACAGAACCAGGACACCCACCAGCTCGTCCTGTGGTGTCTCGGTGAGGCGCACGCCGATGTCGTACTGGAGCGGCTGAGTACACGTTTCGGGGTCCGTGTCGACGTGGTCGAGTACCGGGTACCGCTCCGGGAGACCTTCGCCGCGCGGGCGTCGGGGCGGGGCAGGCACGTCAAGCAGTCCGGCGGGCACGGGCAGTACGCGATCTGCGAGATCGCGGTGGAGCCGCTGCCTGGCGGCTCGGGCATCGAGTTCGTGGACAAGGTCGTGGGGGGCGCGGTGCCCAGGCAGTTCATCCCTTCGGTGGAGAAGGGGGTACGCACCCAGGCGGGCCGGGGTCTGGCCTCCGGCCATCCGCTGACCGACATCAGGGTCGTCCTGCTCGACGGCAGGTCGCACTCGGTGGACTCCTCGGACGCCGCGTTCCAGACGGCGGGGGCGCTGGCCCTGCGGGAGGCGGCGGCAGGCGCGGCCATCCATCTCCTCGAACCGGTCTGTGAGATACGGGTCGTGGTCCCCGACGCGTACGTCGGCGCCGTCATGACGGATCTCTCCGCGCGCAGGGGCAGGGTCGTGGGCACGGAACAGGCGCCGGGCGGCCGGACCTTGGTGCGCGCGGAGGCCCCGGAGATCGAGATTCAGCGCTACGCGGTGGATCTGCGTTCGCTCTCCCACGGCACCGCGCGTTTCGGCCGTTCCTACACGAGACACGCTCCTGTGCCCGCACAGGTGTCGAACCGGCTGCGGGCTGGGCATGACTCTTCCCAGGGACCGTGAAGGGAGATCGTCCCCCGTCAGCCAAGACGTCGTCATCCGGCCGTCCGGTGACGCGGAGCGTAGAGACGGATACGCTGATGAACTGATCAACAGGTGTGCGCGGCGCTGAAGTCGGGAATGCACGCGACAGCGAGTGCCCGACGATGGGGGCGGCAGTGGTGGATTCAGGGTTCGACTTCAGGCCCGGCGCTCAGGTGCCGCTCTCGGGGGCGGCGGGGCAGACGGCCGCCACCCAGGCCCTCGCCTCGGCCGCCTATCGTGACAGCCCGGCGGCGGAGATCCTGAAGGCCAACAGCGAGTGGCACAAGTCGGACGTGAAGCCCGGCAAGCTGTCGATCTTCTCGCCCAATCTCGGTGAGGCCTTCTCCCGGGCGGTGCAGGTGCGGATGTTGGGCGGCGGCCGGGCCCCGCTGATCCAGTCCTTCGGCACCGAACCACAGGTCATCGTGGAGCACTGTCTGGCGGCCAACCGCATCCGTAAGGAGCGCGACACCTGGCTCAGCGTGGTCATGGCGATCTGCGGGCTGCTGTTCCTGCCGGGTCTCGTGCTGTGGCTGCTGGTCTTCCAGATCCGCCGCACGGTCTCGGAGAGCGGCAACAAACGCGCCGCGGTTCTGGTCACCGCCCTCATGGTCGCCTTCGGCGTCCTGGCGTTGCTCTTCCTGATCAAGCTGCCCTTCGGCGGTTTCTGGGCCTGGTATCTGCGGGGTTCGGTCGTCGCGCCCGTGGTCGGCTGGCTGTGGGCCAAGCAGATCTGCGAACGCACGGCGCGCGATCTGCGGGTGCGTTGGGAGAGCCTGCTGGGCGGCGGCGGGCTCGGCGCCAAGATCCCCGAGGCGGTGCCGACCAACCCCAACGAGACCGCGGCGGAGCGGCTGCGCCAGGGGCTGGCCACCCTCACCGCGGAGCAGCAGAGCAACTCCGTCTTCTACGCGGGGCCCAAGGGCATACTCGGGATGGGCACCCGCTGGGGAAGCTGGCAGCTCGCGGAGGACCTGGTACCGCGTGAGAAGGGCACGGAGATCCACCCGTTCCGGAGTTGGGACGTGATCCGGTCCATCCACGACCAGCTCCGCATGCTGGAGCGCGGACCGCTGCACACCGGCGGTTTCCCCAAGCCGTCGATACGCCACTGGGTCGTCTCGCCCATCGGTGAGAACGCCGGGGCCGTCTCCCGGCCGTCGGGGACCGATGTCGACGCGTACCAGATCAAGGGCCACGAGATCCAGCGCATCTGCAACGAACAGCAGTTCGGCGCGGGCAACCGTCACTATCTCGGTGTGCAGTTCACCCTCTGGGACGGCCAGTTGGTCATCACCATGCTGATCACGGTGACCGTCCTGCACGAGACCCTGCGCATCGAGGTGACGGGCCACGCGCTCGGCCCCGTGCACTCGCTCTTCACGACGAAGCCGTCACCCAAGACGGTGTCGAAGCCCAAGGCCATCAGGTTCTGGGAGACCAAGTCGCACAATCTGCCGCTGGTCGAGGCCAAGGAGGTCGTACGGCTCGCGGCCCGCGCCCCCTTCACCAAGT from Streptomyces tsukubensis encodes:
- a CDS encoding phosphatidylinositol mannoside acyltransferase — protein: MSDVKDRVSDGLYGLGWSTVKKLPEPVAVRLGRVIADQTWKRRGKGVLRLEANLARVVPGASPQRLAELSKAGMRSYLRYWMESFRLPAWSKRRISRGFEPTGLDHLDAARASGKGVILALPHMANYDLAGAWLTTELGVPFTTVAERLKPETLYDRFVAYRESLGMEVLPHTGGAAFGTLARRLRAGGIVCLVADRDLSASGVEVTFFGERARMPAGPSMLAQQTGAALLPVTLWYDHSPALQGQVHAPVPVPESGNRAEKTSAMTQTLADAYASGIADHPEDWHMLQRLWLADLEPDAAGGAHRQDGASSYSNGEPVPAEDASNAGRRP
- the pgsA gene encoding phosphatidylinositol phosphate synthase, with product MLNKYARAFFTRVLTPFAAFLLRRGVSPDTVTLIGTAGVVAGALVFYPRGEFFWGTIVITVFVFSDLVDGNMARQAGVSSRWGAFLDSTLDRVADGAIFGGFALWYAGTGDNDMLCAVAIFCLASGQVVSYTKARGEAIGLPVAVNGLVERAERLVISLVAAGLAGFHAFGVPGIQILLPIALWAVAAGSLVTMVQRVVTVRRESAEADAAAAAAGPGSEATS
- a CDS encoding elongation factor G-like protein EF-G2, giving the protein MGDKTNGHSGAAGRATGAPAPSFLRNVVLVGNSGSGKTTLAEALAMASGAVQRAGRVEDGTTVSDYDSIEHRRQRSVQLSLLPLDWGGYKINLLDAPGYADFVGELRAGLRAADAALFVVSATAGVDGATRMVWDECAAVSMPRAIVITHLEAAGSSFEQTTEECAEAFGPAGADTVLPLYLPFRSDPAPGAPAAERDPRTTALAGLLSRQVHDYASGEHRQEEPAPERLLVIEAARARLIEGIIAGSEDESLMDRYLAGEDIDFKTLVTDLERAVARGNFHPVLAAAPAPEGSRQGLGTVQLLELITGAFPTPAQRPAPEVTTVRGAPVPAPLCDPQAPLVAEVVKTTSDLYVGRVSLVRVFSGTLRPEASVRVTGHGLLVGQAGGDSTAPGPDKGEGHVLDERVGALSTPFGKQQNPLTRCGAGDLACVAKLGGAETGDTLSARDHPVRITPWNLPEPLLPLAVEAHSKTDEDKLSGALARVVAEDPVLRLEQNQDTHQLVLWCLGEAHADVVLERLSTRFGVRVDVVEYRVPLRETFAARASGRGRHVKQSGGHGQYAICEIAVEPLPGGSGIEFVDKVVGGAVPRQFIPSVEKGVRTQAGRGLASGHPLTDIRVVLLDGRSHSVDSSDAAFQTAGALALREAAAGAAIHLLEPVCEIRVVVPDAYVGAVMTDLSARRGRVVGTEQAPGGRTLVRAEAPEIEIQRYAVDLRSLSHGTARFGRSYTRHAPVPAQVSNRLRAGHDSSQGP